Within the Salinibacterium sp. TMP30 genome, the region ACGTGACCCTTTCCCGGGCTTCTACTGGGCGAGGGTCATTTTTTTGCCCTCTGGCCCTCATTCCTGGCTTCCGGCCGTCATCTCTGACCGCTAGCCCATTCGCTGCAGCAGACGGCGCGGTCGGCCCCGAGCGATCACTTCGATTGCTGGCCCGGTGCCCAAGCCCATATAGGGCACCTCCACCGGCCCACCTCCACGCTTGTCGCCCTTCCTTCTGAAAACTCAGGAAATCCGAGCACAGCTGTACCCCGATGCGCCGTTTACCGGGGATCACAGTGCCACGCGACGAGCTTTTCCTGAGTTTCCGAAGGCGGCATAAGGGCTTAGCCGCGCAGCAACGCCGTCGGCAGTGCGCACGACCGAAACCGTCAGGTCACTGTGATCGACGCGGGTCGAAGCCGCACTCAATCCCGGGCCACCACTGCGGGGGCTTTCGTCTTCCCGCTCGGCACAACGTGTGTCGCGTGCAAGCCGTCATTCAACTGATCCGCCCGATGCCGGGGATGAAACGGCCCACGCGAACCGCGTAGCCGGCATAGTTGGCGTAGCGCTCGACGAGCATCCGTTCCTCCCAGCGCGCCTTCATCATGAGCAGCACCAAGAGCGCCAGCCACACACCCAAATGCCACCAGGTGGCGCCAGCCAACGCGACACCGAGTGAGCCCAACATAAGCCCGCTATAGATCGGATGGCGCACCAATCCATAGAGGCCGCCGGTAACTAGTTGTGAGCTTTCAAGCGGCACCGGGTTGGCTGTTAGGGAACGGCCGAGCCCCCGAACTCCGAGCACGGCAACCACCAGCCCGGCTATTGCAAGCACCCCCGCGAGGGTGTACACAACGGCATCCCGCTGCCACAGCGGATCGGTCCACGGCAGAA harbors:
- a CDS encoding isoprenylcysteine carboxylmethyltransferase family protein, producing MSRRAIGLALVVVQLALLAAVALLPWTDPLWQRDAVVYTLAGVLAIAGLVVAVLGVRGLGRSLTANPVPLESSQLVTGGLYGLVRHPIYSGLMLGSLGVALAGATWWHLGVWLALLVLLMMKARWEERMLVERYANYAGYAVRVGRFIPGIGRIS